A segment of the Bacteroidota bacterium genome:
AATCAAAGCCAATACCATCGTCTTCGTAAAAGATACTTATCGAGGTTTTATCGTGCCCAATAAATTGAAAATAAACATTATTTGCCTCACTGTGTTTTGTGGCATTTTGCAATAATTCCTGACTAATACGGTATAAGTGAGTTGTTTTATCTGCGTCTTGAATATAAGGCCATTTATGAAAATAAATATGCACCTTCATATGCTCATTAGAACTAATATGAGCTAATTGTTTCATTTCATCAATAAATTCATCGTTATTTACCATTGGAGTAACCAAGCCATGACTTAGACTCCTGACAGAATCAATAGTTTTGTTAACAATACCTGAAAGTTCAACATCCACATCATTAATCCTGTGCTTAATAACTGCCATATTTGCACCTACCAGGTCGTGTAATTCCCTCCCTACCCTGTTTCTTTCTTCTTCCTGACTGCTTACCATCGCATTAATAATCTCTTTTTGGTGATTCTTTTGCTGTACCAACAAATGAGATCTCTGCATATAAACGTTTCTTGTTTTCTTAGCCATTAAAAACATAAAACTAAACACTTCTATAAATGACCCAAGAATAACTGTTCTATAAATATATGGGCTGTCTTTTATTAATCCCATATTTTGACCAAAAACATCAATAAAACTCGACAATACATATATAGAATATATTGCCAACAGCGGAATAGAATTCTCTGCTTTTAAATATATGTTCCTTACCAGATAATATATCACAAGCAGAAACACTATCATTAAACTGAAAATTATATAGTAATGTATATAATAAGTTAAAACAGATTGCCGAACAGCAGGGAAATAAGAGATCAAAATAAATGGTATCATTCCGTAATTTATAAACAGAATAATATTCCATGATTTCCTGTTATTATCAGCTATTGGTGTCAATTCATTAATAAACAAAGGAAAAAACAAATTTATCAACAGCGAACTTGTGTAGTTAATGGGAGAGGTTACATCTGTTAAATCTATATCTACAAAATAAGAAAAGACTCCAATATTTGTGGATATATATATGCTAACCCCCAAATTCAACAGAAAATAATACAAAAACATTTTATCACCAATATACAAGTATCCAATCAAGGTCAGAATTAGGACAAAGAAATACATACCACGCCAAAACCAAACCAATGACTTTTCGTTTTTTACAACTTTGAGAAGCTCTTTATTACTAAATAAAAAAGCAGTGGCTCTTAGAGGACGATTGAGATGTTCGTACTT
Coding sequences within it:
- a CDS encoding 7TM-DISM domain-containing protein; translated protein: MTVDTINSQINLQDYAYIYFDSGNNVEVDNLEKLEWEKLNKAPSFRPGDDIIWLKYVFQNKYDSEVKKVLFISYNHIHKIDVFQKKGDTTISLAKTGTMRSFSEKEMQVTGYPISINVEANTISTVYIKYEHLNRPLRATAFLFSNKELLKVVKNEKSLVWFWRGMYFFVLILTLIGYLYIGDKMFLYYFLLNLGVSIYISTNIGVFSYFVDIDLTDVTSPINYTSSLLINLFFPLFINELTPIADNNRKSWNIILFINYGMIPFILISYFPAVRQSVLTYYIHYYIIFSLMIVFLLVIYYLVRNIYLKAENSIPLLAIYSIYVLSSFIDVFGQNMGLIKDSPYIYRTVILGSFIEVFSFMFLMAKKTRNVYMQRSHLLVQQKNHQKEIINAMVSSQEEERNRVGRELHDLVGANMAVIKHRINDVDVELSGIVNKTIDSVRSLSHGLVTPMVNNDEFIDEMKQLAHISSNEHMKVHIYFHKWPYIQDADKTTHLYRISQELLQNATKHSEANNVYFQFIGHDKTSISIFYEDDGIGFDFKNVKTGGLGLKSIQNRVDILGGKIDSLKSNGSTINIEIENIF